A single genomic interval of uncultured Desulfobulbus sp. harbors:
- a CDS encoding ParA family protein gives MSKRVVFFNHKGGVSKTTTAFNLGWKLSENYNVLIVDADPQCNLTSLLIEDFDNYYINDATRLNNLRDGVEVAFKGRPAPITAIDCFQPARRQGLFLVPGHQNLSEFEAALTFAQTSNNAIATLENLPGAFSEFLRTVEEKYDIAYTIIDLNPGLSSINQNLVLASDYLVIPTNPDPFSIMALETLKTILPRWAAWLRQSGPMFSGSSYPLDIDPPKLLGTVIQRFNVRKGRAAKPYRDNIGEIKQKVIGDLKPSLHNAGMLLRDDVYGGPLISNGLCLSEISDFQGLLPKAHAAGVPVYDLTDAEIGETGPVLHQMQENRNRFGQLFTALAGEILRLTA, from the coding sequence ATGTCAAAAAGAGTTGTTTTTTTTAATCACAAGGGTGGTGTTAGTAAAACTACTACTGCTTTTAATCTTGGTTGGAAGCTATCTGAAAACTATAATGTCCTGATAGTTGATGCTGATCCTCAGTGTAATCTGACAAGTCTATTGATAGAAGACTTTGATAATTACTATATTAATGATGCGACACGACTAAACAATTTACGAGACGGTGTCGAAGTTGCTTTTAAAGGACGTCCTGCTCCAATTACTGCTATTGATTGTTTTCAACCAGCTCGCCGCCAAGGGTTATTCTTAGTACCTGGACATCAAAACCTGTCTGAGTTCGAGGCTGCACTCACGTTCGCTCAGACCTCTAACAATGCCATCGCCACGCTCGAGAATCTCCCCGGAGCATTTAGCGAGTTTCTCCGAACGGTGGAGGAAAAGTATGACATTGCCTATACTATCATTGACCTAAACCCAGGATTGAGTTCAATCAATCAGAATCTAGTGTTGGCCTCTGATTACCTTGTTATTCCGACAAACCCAGATCCATTTTCTATTATGGCTCTGGAGACATTAAAAACGATATTGCCGCGCTGGGCAGCATGGCTTCGTCAAAGCGGTCCCATGTTTTCAGGATCATCGTATCCTCTCGATATAGATCCGCCTAAGCTTCTAGGGACCGTCATCCAGAGATTCAACGTTCGAAAAGGCCGTGCTGCAAAGCCATATAGAGATAATATTGGAGAAATAAAACAGAAGGTTATTGGAGACCTCAAGCCGTCATTGCATAACGCTGGAATGCTCTTGCGCGATGATGTATATGGGGGACCGCTTATCAGTAATGGTTTATGTCTTTCTGAGATATCTGACTTCCAAGGTCTTCTGCCTAAGGCTCATGCCGCTGGTGTTCCGGTGTACGATTTAACTGATGCCGAAATTGGTGAAACTGGGCCAGTGTTGCATCAAATGCAGGAAAATCGGAATCGTTTTGGTCAACTGTTCACCGCTCTAGCAGGCGAGATTCTCCGTTTGACAGCATAA
- a CDS encoding HEAT repeat domain-containing protein — protein sequence MLSPRTTHTYHVFLASPGDVAVERQHVRKFFDEYNRHTAHIWNARFDVVDCENYSTIGIGRPQELITQQTLAKHRDSLALVIGIMGQRFGSPSGKAESGTEEEFNWAMERHAASGFPEIKWFFRKVDKLEMPADPAQLVSAVEQWQKVLAFRQRMQDLSNPVFYVEYPSPAAFAEVLARDLNHWLADPSRPWAAELAAHIATTGGMSTPALPAEFDAESYRTAVLKRFDKFNFEMLDTTGAFYSEVRLCSVFVEQSVRECHQYNPRLLEIPKEHQRLFLGTGEIIAKELPEVERQADRLRQEYFHQPLRPVLEVVDEAFRASAARMARKLVILGDPGSGKSSLVRYLAVRWADITESAVRDKLPIPLVVELATYGRWLCDRRKDFILFLEEAPGWHQWSPGLLRKLIAQPGRSVLLLDGLDEVFDAQLRANIMDDIQRFSSQFPHLSILVTSRIVGYQTQRLRNAEFRHFMLQDLEATQIADFVQRWHEVTFDVPAKATPKRDRLQKAIRESRAITLLAGNPLLLTMMAILNRNQELPRDRADLYTQVSRLLLHQWDTERTLAEFPGISADIGLREKTDLLRLIAAHMQVAPGGLKGNQIDGSTLTSLIEGYLQDELHITQSRAVARAVVEQLRLRNFILCSVGTDSYAFIHRTFLEYFCAADFVHRFNVAKTLDVDGLISLFDQHCRDDDWREVLRLICGQIDEGFVGRIVERLATRTELKTSDPNISLLELPLAIWCLSEVRNPAKLEKAGSLLMQQCLALLEWSIFELDFWFDAVLPAARDLGERWPGKEEVYEFKHSGPDAMRGYGEHPWVSLIAVVDSDRERMTALADSQSPFVRASAVWFLAEKWPDSTTRDLLTQDVVQGGGIYSRCAALEALAEKWADRTTRDLLVQRAVQDAHHNVRCVALMALAEKWADRTTRDLLVQRAVQDDYPNVRCVALMALAEKWADRTTRDLLVQRAVQDDYPEVCCVALKALAEKWADRTTRDLLVQRAVQDDYPEVCCVALEVLAKKWPDQTTRDLLTQHVIQGGDIVCHLVALDVLVEKWPDPTTRALVTRHVVQGDHPKLRCAALRRLVKKWADRTTRDLLVQRAVQDDEHGVRRVALDALVGNWADRTIRDFLAQRATQDDHLEVRLGALDALTGKWADRTTRDLLIQRAVEDDHPEVRLSALKALAENWADQTTHDFLAQRAVEDDHPEVRLAALDALAGKWADRTTRDLLIQRAVEDDHPEVRLSALKALAENWADQTTHDFLAQRAVEDDHPEVRLAALDALTGKWADRTNRDLLIQRAVEDDHPEVRLSALKALAENWADQTTHDFLAQRAVEDDHPEVRLSVLKALAENWADQTAHDFLAQRAVEDDHPEVRLSVLKALAENWADQITRDLFVQRAVQDDHPEVRLEALNALAEKWPDQITLDLLAQCEK from the coding sequence ATGCTTTCCCCTCGTACAACCCATACATACCACGTCTTTCTTGCTTCGCCAGGTGATGTCGCGGTAGAGCGCCAGCACGTTCGTAAGTTTTTCGACGAGTACAACCGCCATACGGCCCACATTTGGAACGCACGATTTGATGTCGTTGATTGCGAGAACTATTCGACGATCGGTATAGGCCGGCCTCAGGAGCTCATCACGCAACAAACGCTGGCGAAGCACCGCGACTCGCTTGCGTTGGTCATCGGCATTATGGGCCAGCGGTTCGGTTCACCAAGCGGCAAGGCGGAATCGGGCACTGAGGAAGAGTTCAATTGGGCGATGGAGAGGCACGCGGCCTCGGGATTCCCGGAGATTAAGTGGTTTTTCCGGAAGGTGGACAAGCTGGAGATGCCGGCAGATCCGGCCCAATTAGTGAGCGCGGTCGAGCAATGGCAAAAGGTCCTCGCCTTCCGCCAGCGGATGCAGGATTTGAGCAATCCAGTTTTCTATGTCGAGTATCCGAGTCCTGCGGCTTTCGCTGAGGTGCTCGCGCGTGATCTTAACCACTGGTTGGCCGATCCCTCACGGCCCTGGGCGGCGGAACTTGCCGCCCATATCGCCACAACTGGCGGTATGAGCACACCTGCACTTCCTGCCGAGTTCGACGCTGAAAGCTACCGAACCGCAGTACTCAAACGGTTCGACAAGTTTAACTTCGAGATGCTCGACACTACCGGCGCGTTCTACAGTGAGGTCCGCCTGTGTAGCGTCTTCGTGGAGCAATCGGTGCGGGAATGCCACCAATACAACCCGCGCCTGCTGGAAATCCCTAAAGAACATCAGCGCCTGTTCCTGGGCACCGGCGAGATCATAGCCAAAGAACTCCCGGAAGTTGAACGACAGGCGGATCGGCTACGGCAGGAATACTTTCACCAGCCGCTCCGCCCGGTGCTTGAGGTTGTTGACGAGGCCTTTCGCGCCTCGGCAGCGCGGATGGCTCGGAAGTTGGTTATTCTGGGCGATCCCGGCTCCGGTAAATCGTCACTGGTCCGCTACCTGGCCGTGCGCTGGGCGGATATTACTGAGTCGGCGGTCCGAGACAAGCTGCCGATTCCGCTGGTAGTCGAATTGGCCACTTATGGCCGCTGGCTGTGCGACCGGCGCAAGGATTTCATCCTCTTCCTGGAAGAAGCCCCCGGGTGGCACCAATGGTCCCCCGGTCTGCTTCGCAAGCTCATCGCACAGCCGGGCCGCTCCGTACTGCTGCTGGACGGACTTGATGAAGTCTTTGACGCGCAGCTCCGGGCGAACATTATGGATGACATCCAGCGCTTCAGCAGCCAGTTCCCCCACTTGTCCATCCTCGTCACGTCGCGCATCGTGGGCTATCAGACACAGCGGCTGCGCAACGCTGAGTTCCGGCACTTTATGCTGCAAGATTTGGAAGCCACTCAGATCGCCGACTTCGTGCAGCGCTGGCACGAGGTGACCTTCGACGTTCCAGCGAAGGCGACGCCGAAGCGCGATCGCTTGCAGAAGGCCATCCGCGAGTCCAGGGCCATCACCCTACTGGCTGGCAATCCTCTGCTGTTGACGATGATGGCCATCCTGAACCGCAACCAGGAATTGCCACGTGACCGGGCCGACCTTTACACCCAGGTCTCTCGTTTGCTTCTACACCAGTGGGACACCGAACGCACCTTGGCGGAATTCCCGGGCATAAGTGCCGACATAGGCCTACGGGAAAAGACCGATCTCCTCCGGCTCATCGCCGCGCACATGCAGGTCGCACCCGGCGGGCTGAAGGGCAACCAGATTGATGGCTCAACGCTTACTAGCTTGATCGAGGGCTACCTGCAAGACGAATTGCACATTACCCAATCCCGCGCCGTGGCCCGGGCGGTGGTCGAGCAGTTGCGGCTGAGGAACTTCATCCTCTGCTCTGTGGGCACGGACAGCTATGCCTTCATCCATCGTACGTTCCTAGAGTACTTCTGCGCCGCCGATTTCGTACATCGATTCAACGTCGCCAAAACGCTGGACGTTGATGGACTGATCTCTTTGTTCGACCAGCACTGCCGTGACGACGATTGGCGCGAGGTATTGCGTCTGATCTGCGGGCAGATAGATGAGGGATTCGTCGGACGGATCGTCGAACGATTGGCTACACGGACGGAGTTAAAGACGTCTGACCCGAATATATCATTATTGGAATTGCCGTTGGCAATTTGGTGCTTAAGCGAGGTGCGAAATCCTGCCAAACTAGAAAAGGCGGGATCGTTGCTAATGCAACAATGCCTCGCATTGTTAGAATGGAGTATATTTGAATTAGACTTTTGGTTTGATGCCGTCCTTCCTGCAGCTCGCGACCTTGGGGAGCGATGGCCAGGGAAAGAGGAGGTGTACGAGTTTAAACACTCTGGACCTGACGCAATGAGAGGTTACGGTGAACATCCTTGGGTAAGCCTCATTGCCGTGGTTGATTCAGATCGGGAGCGAATGACCGCCCTCGCAGATTCGCAGTCTCCTTTTGTGAGAGCATCAGCCGTTTGGTTCCTCGCAGAGAAGTGGCCAGACTCGACTACTCGCGATCTGCTCACCCAGGATGTCGTCCAGGGTGGGGGCATCTATTCCCGCTGTGCCGCGCTGGAGGCGTTGGCAGAGAAGTGGGCGGACCGGACCACTCGCGATCTTCTCGTCCAGCGTGCCGTCCAGGATGCCCATCACAACGTCCGCTGCGTGGCGCTGATGGCGTTGGCGGAGAAGTGGGCGGACCGGACCACTCGCGATCTTCTCGTCCAGCGCGCCGTCCAGGATGACTACCCCAACGTCCGCTGCGTGGCGCTGATGGCGTTGGCGGAGAAGTGGGCGGACCGGACCACTCGCGATCTTCTCGTCCAGCGCGCCGTCCAGGATGACTACCCCGAAGTCTGCTGCGTGGCGCTGAAGGCGTTGGCAGAGAAGTGGGCGGACCGGACCACTCGCGATCTTCTCGTCCAGCGCGCCGTCCAGGATGACTACCCCGAAGTCTGCTGCGTGGCGCTGGAGGTGCTGGCAAAGAAGTGGCCAGACCAGACCACTCGTGATCTGCTCACCCAGCACGTCATCCAGGGTGGGGACATAGTATGCCACCTCGTGGCGCTGGATGTGTTGGTAGAGAAGTGGCCAGACCCGACCACTCGCGCTCTGGTCACTCGGCACGTTGTCCAGGGTGATCATCCCAAACTCCGCTGCGCGGCGCTGCGGAGATTGGTGAAGAAGTGGGCAGACCGGACCACTCGTGATCTTCTCGTCCAGCGCGCCGTCCAGGATGACGAACATGGAGTCCGCCGCGTGGCGCTGGATGCGTTGGTCGGGAATTGGGCAGACAGGACCATTCGCGATTTTCTCGCCCAGCGAGCCACTCAGGATGATCACCTCGAAGTCCGACTCGGGGCTCTGGATGCGTTGACCGGGAAGTGGGCAGACCGGACCACTCGCGATCTTCTCATCCAGCGAGCCGTCGAGGATGACCACCCTGAAGTCCGCCTCTCTGCGCTGAAGGCGTTGGCAGAGAATTGGGCGGACCAGACCACTCACGATTTTCTCGCCCAGCGAGCCGTCGAGGATGACCACCCTGAAGTCCGCCTCGCGGCGCTGGATGCGTTGGCCGGGAAGTGGGCAGACCGGACCACTCGCGATCTTCTCATCCAGCGAGCCGTCGAGGATGACCACCCTGAAGTCCGCCTCTCTGCGCTGAAGGCGTTGGCAGAGAATTGGGCGGACCAGACCACTCACGATTTTCTCGCCCAGCGAGCCGTCGAGGATGACCACCCTGAAGTCCGCCTCGCGGCGCTGGATGCGTTGACCGGGAAGTGGGCAGACCGGACCAATCGCGATCTTCTCATCCAGCGAGCCGTCGAGGATGACCACCCTGAAGTCCGCCTCTCTGCGCTGAAGGCGTTGGCAGAGAATTGGGCGGACCAGACCACTCACGATTTTCTCGCCCAGCGAGCCGTCGAGGATGACCACCCTGAAGTCCGCCTCTCTGTGCTGAAGGCGTTGGCAGAGAATTGGGCGGACCAGACCGCTCACGATTTTCTCGCCCAGCGAGCCGTCGAAGATGACCACCCTGAAGTCCGCCTCTCTGTGCTGAAGGCGTTGGCAGAGAATTGGGCGGACCAGATCACTCGCGATCTTTTCGTCCAGCGAGCCGTCCAGGACGACCACCCCGAAGTCCGCCTCGAGGCGCTGAATGCGTTGGCAGAAAAGTGGCCGGACCAGATCACCCTCGATCTTCTGGCCCAGTGTGAGAAATAA